The nucleotide sequence AGTTGGATAATCCTTGTATAGCGGGAGGTATGCGTGGGTTGCAGCGGTGGTTGCAAGCTCCAGGTGCCCACTCATCTCCAGTGCCTTGAATCCATCGAGAATATTTCCACGATATCGGTCCTGGAAATCACCGAGGTTCTCACGTGCCTGGTCTAGGTAGAACTGAGCCATCTCAAGGAACTCCGGTTGTTCCTTGGTACAGCGTACCACCTCCTTCTCACCCAACTCAATATGCCGTTCAAGATACTCGAGGAACCGTTCCTGAAGCACGGGATCGGTGAGCATGCAACAAAGTGTGGGAGAGAGGCTTATGGTCATCTTGAAAGGAATTTTATCTTGAACAAGTCGGTTGAACATCCTCAGCAGGGGAAGATAACTCTCACTGATGGATTCAAAGAGCCAATCTTCTTCAAGAAATCGCGGGTATTCAGGGTGTCTGACAAAGGGGAGATGTGCGTTCAGGATGAATGCGATTGATGGTTTGGCCATTACAGTACCCCCTTGCTCAGATTCTGTGCGAGATCCCTGATTACCGGATTATCGACAATCTCCCCTTCCTTCGTTACCAAGGAGGAAAAGTTTGCCAGGAAGGAGGAATAATCTCCCACCAACTCTTCGCTATGCTTCTGCCAGTAGGCAGGATAGGTTTCGATACTCTTGCTCTGTGCCAGGGACATCTCATTCCCCTTACGGTCACGCCAGCAAAGATCAACCAAATAAGAAGAGCCCATATTGGGCAGGTTGATATTCCACTGGGTATCTTCACGTTCTACAGAGATATCAAAGGACAACACTTCCCCGGTCTCAAATCTGGTTTCCTGAACCCGAAGGAACAAGCTGCTGGGCGCCTGTCCATCCTCACCGAAAACCATCTGTTGGGAAGCCGGCGACATGGACCAATAGGCATACGCCCACTGAGGGTCACGAAGCAGGAGATGGATGGATGTATCCAGATAGGATTCAGGCAACTGTTCAACGCCTGGGAGATCACTCAGATTCTGCTTGTCTCCCCGATAGTCGGTAAGGGAGTTGCAAAATCTGTTTCTATGGATTTTTCCCTTCTGTGCCGAAGAGACTTCATCTTCTTGTTCGCCGAAGGCTTCCTCCAAGGCGTCGATGAGCTCCTCCCGATCGAGTATCTGCCAATCTTCCAAACATTCCTGTTGGGCGATATATTGCAACTCGGTAGTAGACAAGGAATCAATATTGATGAGAATCATGCTTACTCCCAAAAAGTATCCTTACGGACGTTCTTCTACGCAATCGTAAAAGAATCACAGCGCTTAGTCAACCAATGGCTCTTTTTCCCCTAGTCAAAGAGGGTTTGCAAGGCAAGGTCAACCATCGAATCGAAGGTTGTCTGTCTCTCTTTTGGAGCAACCTGTTCACCGGTAAGCAGGGAGTCACTTACAGTAAGCAATGTCAGGGCCTCGATGCCCTTGAGACGGGCCAAAGTATAGAGTTCACACGTCTCCATATCTACGGCCATGGTTCCCACTGACTGAGCAATTGCCTTTTTCTCATTACCCTTCATGTCATAAAACTGATCACTGGTGAAGACATTCCCCACGGCATACCCGATACCCATCGTCTTTGCATTCTCATAGGCACGCATGAGCAAAGGGAACGTTGCTGTCGGTGCAAATTGGTAGGTTCCAAAACGACTCACGTTCATCCCGCTGTCAGAGTCTGCTCCCTGGACAATCAATACATCCTTGAGTTTGAGTGATTCACTCATGGTCCCACAGGTACCTACACGTACCAGGCGCTTGGCTCCATAGCTGTCGATCAATTCCTGGGCATAGATGGAAAAAGAAGGCATGCCCATCCCTGTTCCTTGTACAGAAACGCGTTGACCATGATAGAGACCAGTGAAACCATACATTCCCCTTATTTCGTTGTACTGCACCACATCAGTCAGGTAGGTTTGTGCAATATGCTTTGCTCTGAGTGGGTCTCCAGGCATTAAAACGGTATCAGCAATGCTGTTTTTATCTGAAACAATATGAATACTCATAGCTTCCTCCTACTGTATCATTCACCAGAATGCAACAATGTGCAAGATAGGTCGCCAACCGGTAGTCCGTCCTCTCAGTATTATGATATACTACGAACGCTATATGAAAACAAATAAACTGGACAAGACGTCCCTGATTTTTCATGGACATTTCTATCAACCACCAAGAGAAAACCCCCAGACGGGACTCATCGGCAAACAGCTCACTGCTAGTCCGTTCCCAGACTGGAATGAACGAATACATGCAGATTGCTACAAGGCAAACAGCCTCTCTCGATATCTCTCCGGAGTCAGGAGAATTCTCAGCCTTACCAACAACTACGAGTACCTGAGCTTTAATTTTGGGCCTACCTTGCTTAGCTGGATGGAAAAGCATCATCAGAACACCTATCAGCTCATACTGGAAGCAGACAGATTAAGCAAAGAACGTCTCGGCTTTGGTAATGCCATCGCACAAGCGTACAACCATACCATTCTCCCTCTGTGTACCGAAGAGGACGCAAGGGTCCAAATCCGTTGGGGACTGGAGGACTTTGCACAACGTTTTTCCAGGAAAGCTGATGGAATCTGGCTGCCAGAGACTGCAATCAATCCAATGGTCATCGACATCCTTGCTGAGGAAGGTGTTTCCTATGTCATCCTCTCTCCTTGGCAGTGTAAAGCAATAGAAGACAAAGAGAAGGGGCGATTTGAACTGGAAGGCAAAGGAGCCCCATACGACAGACCCTTTCTCCTGCAAGGTGCCAAGGGAAAGACCATCAGTGCATTCTTCTATAATCCCCAATTGGCTGAAGGTATCAGCTTTGGGCATTACCTGAGAGACGCCGACTCACTCTACCAACGTCTGGTTGCAATCAGGAAAGATGAGAGACCCAGCCTGATTCATACCGCTACCGATGGAGAGATTTACGGTCATCATGAACCTTATGGGGATATGGCTCTCTCCGCCCTGATCAAGAAGGTCGAAGAGCGAGATGACTTTAGGTTCACCAACTATGCTGCCTATCTCAAAGAACATCCGGCTATGGAATTAGCCTACTTGCATGACGGAGAAGGCAAAAAGGGAACCAGTTGGTCATGCAGTCATGGTGTTTCTAGATGGTACAAGGATTGTGGTTGTCATACAGGCGGTGAAGAGAGCTGGAACCAAGCATGGAGAAATCCTCTTCGTCTTGCTTTCGATAATCTCTCAAGAGAAATCGATGTTATTTTTGCTGACGAAGTGCAGAGAATCTTGGGCAAAGACGTTGATTCCAGAGAATTACTCTACCAATTCTCTCCAGTTGCCAGCCAGCTCAAGGATATGGACAGCTTCCTCTCTTCATTTACCAATGATGCTGCGAAGAAACATATGTTGGCGATGTTGCTGGAGGGGCAGAAATACAAGCATTTCTCCTACACCAGTTGCGGTTGGTTCTTCAATGACCTAGCTGGATTGGAACCGAAACAAAATATTGCCTATGCTCTCATGGCCGTCAATCTATACAATCAGTTCAGCCAAAAAGACCTGCTGGGGAACCTTCTGCAAGATCTGGAGAAGGCAAAGGCTAACAGGAAACAGGACGGAAATGGAAAGACCATTGCCAAGGAACTCATGAATACACTTCCCGGCGAGGTAGAGGCAGCACTTTTCTTCGCACTCAATCGCCGCATCGCAGAACAAGCGGATCATGAGGACACCTATGGGTGGTTCCACTTGGAATCATACGCTGAGAAAGATGAACACAATGAGCGGCTTCATGTCGCCAATACAGAAACGCTGACGCAATACATTTGTACGGCACGTGACCCAAACCCCAAACAAGCCACGCTCGAGTATATCATGGAAGTAGAAGAGCAAGGGTCCGATACAGTAAGGATCACGAAAATCGGACATAAGCAGATTCCCTTGCGCATGCGTGACCAACTATTCGACCAGATTGACAGAAGTGTATGCTCGCTTGACTATGATGCTCTCAGGAGATTGTCAAAAAACATTTTCCACTATGCCACACTGGCGAAGCATGTTCCATATCTACCAATGGGGTCCCTCTATGAAGAGTTGATCGGTTCATCCTTGAGTTCCATCAAGAGTCTGTTCATGTATGGCAGCTTGGATAAATGGGATGAATACAAACAGGATTTCGCCTTGATGCTTGAGTTCCTCAAGAAGTATGGAAAACAACCGGATATTGATCTGGTCGCTACCATCTTCCACACCCAGATGACCAACCTAGGAGAAAAGATACAGGAACATGGGCTGTATGAGGACAATATTCGTTTCATTCTGGAGTTCTTGCAGATTGTCAGGGAGAGAGGATTCCAGCCTGACCTGACAGCACTGCAGAATGCTGTATATCCATATGTAAGCATGCAAAAGCAACCGAAGGAAGAGGACATCACCTCAATCAACGCATTGGCGAAGGAATTGAACTTCGATATCTATATCAATTAATCGGCAATAAGCTTGGCTAGCTCAGGGTCCTCCTCAAGGACCATCTGAGCATAGGAGCAGAGGGGAACAATAAGTTTCCCCTCATTCTTTACCTGCTCTACAACAAGCATCACGAGTTTCCTTGCGATTCCCTGTCCCCTTAGGCTGGGAGAAACATAGGTATGATCTATTGCGATTCGTTTATCACCAAGGGAGCGCATGGTGATTCTGGCCATGGGAATCTCATTCTCTTCACCGTAGGCAAATCCATTTTCTGCTTTGTAATAGTCCATCAGTTCCTCCCTGCTTGCAGTAGCTTCTTCGCATGCCCAAGGCTTTCGCTACTGGAATCATCACCACTGAGCATCCTTGCAATTTCCTTTTGACGTTCTTCCTCTTCCACACTTCTGATCATGGTATAACTCATTTGGTTCCGTATTTCCTTGTGCACCAAAAGATGGGTGTCTGCTTTGCTTGCAATGGAAGCAAGGTGGGTGATGACAATGACCTGATGGGAACGACTGAGGTTCATCAGCTGGTCAGCCACAGAGAGCGCCACGCTGCCTCCGATACCGGCATCAACCTCATCGAAGATCAAGGTAGGTACCGCATCACTTTCTGCCAGGCTTGTTTTCACTGCAAGCATGATACGTGACAGCTCCCCTCCACTGGCTACATCCTTGATGGAACGCATTTCCAGCCCCGGATTTGCACAGATATCATAGCTTACCTCATCAATTCCCTGTGGTCCAGGTTGTATCTGGGTGAAGCCGATAGAGAATACAGCCTCCTTCATCCCCAGTGTCCTGAGTTTCTGTTCGACCTGAGAGGAAAGCATCTGTGCAGTCTTTTGGCGTTTTTGTGAGAGCACATCGGCTTTGCTGGCAACCAGCTCTGCTGCAGAAGCAATCTGTTTTTCCAGTTTACTTAGCCAGATTTCCTGTTCTTCACTAAGATTGAGACGGCTTTGGCTCTCCTGGTAGAAGGAACAGACTGCTTCAAGCGTATGTCCATATTTCTTTTTCAACCGTTGTAGGGAGGCAAGCCTGCCTTGCAACCTGTCTAGTTCTTCCTCACTATAGCTCATGGATGAGCGGTAATCGCGGATACTTTCATAGATGTCCTCAATCTCGATGGTAGCACTTTCAAGACGGGAAACATACTCTGCCAAGGATTGGTCGGCTTTTGCAGCATTGGAAATCTCGGTACGTGCAAGGGAGAGCGATGCAAGGGCACTGGTTCCCACCTCTCCACCGTGCAATGCCCCAATGGCAGAGCTCAACGATTCATGGATCTGTTCATAGCTAGCAATCACCCTTACCTGCTCAGCAATCTCGTCATCTTCCCCTACGTTAGGGGCTATCTTAGCAATCTCATCAACAGCAAACCGAATAAAATCCTCTTCCTTCTGAGATTGCTCAAGCTGTTGCTTTTTCTTAACCAGTTCATCTTTCAGAGTCTGGTATGATACATATGCAGAGCGGTAAGCAGTCCTCTCTTCCTCGCAATTTCCATATACATCAAGCACCGCAAGCTGGTTTGACGCGCTGAGCAAACTCTGGTGATCCCTTTGTGCACTGATATCAAGTAGTTCCTTGCTGATCGCAGCCAATTCTGTACGGCTGGATAGACGTCCCTGCAAGGATACCGAGGAACGTCCATTACTCTTGATGGTCCTGCTTACGATCAGGCTCTCATTCTCAATGGAAAGGCCTTCCCGTTCAAGATACGCTGCCAAGTTGGGTGGATAGGGAGAATCTATGGCAAAGGAAGCTCTTACCGTTGCACTCTCCTGTCCACTTCGGATGGATTGTACTTCAGTTTTCTCCCCGAGCAGCAGGGAAAGGGCTCCCAGGATTATTGACTTTCCTGCGCCGGTCTCACCAGTTATCACCGTAAATCCATCAGGAAAATCGATGACACTGTCTTCAATCAGTGCATAGTTGTGTATTTCAAGCCGCTCAAGCATGCAATCCTCCCCCGGACCAATTTAGTTTATCACGTAATACTTCTATGTAGTTACGCCTTTCGCTTGCGACTAACAGTGCCTTGCTTTGGGATTTCTCCACGATGATCATATCATCTTCCTGCAAGCAGAAATTTTGTTGTCCGTCTACAGAGAGCATCAATCCGGTTCTCTGTCCTTTTGGAATGGTCAGAGTAATGGTTGAATCCCCACTTACCACCAATGGCCTGTTGGACAGGGTGAATGGGCAAATCGGAGTTATGATCAAGGAGGTGAGATCCACATCCAGTATAGGGCCACCAGCTGCAAGGCTGTAGCCCGTGGAACCAGTCGGTGTTGCGATGATCATGCCGTCTGAACGAAAGAATCCTGCCTCGGTTGACCCGATACGCAGCGAGAGACTGACAACTTTACTGATACCACTGGAGGAGACCACCATCTCATTCAATCCGTGAGCGGTGAATACCTTCTTGCCTTTCCTGAATACCCCTACCCTAATCATCAATCTTCTACTGATGGTGTTCTTGCCTTCCAGGAAGTAATCAATAGCTTCCTGCCACTCCTCTACCGAAATCTCCGTGATGTAACCGAAGGTTCCTACGTTGATGGCAAGGATGGGGATACCCAAATCCTGAAGGTAGCGTGCACAATAGAGGACCGTACCGTCCCCTCCAAGGCAAATGACCAAGTCGGTATTCTTATTCACGACCAAGGGTTCGTTTCCCTTGTTCGTTCTGCTTACACTACTTTCAATCCCCTTCTCTGCAAGGTAGTCGACAATTGTCTGGGAGAGGGTATGGGATGTCTTCTTGCTCCAGTTTGCAATGATCAATACATGACGTACCTGTCTCTGTTCCATAGTTGACTCCTTACGGTAGGTGGCTGATGACCTTCATCAATAACTCAGTATCTGATTGTTTCAGGAATGGATAAAGAGGAAGCGATATTCCTCTCAGATGGGGAGGTAGGGCTTTGGGGAAAAGATCAAATCGGTCGCTATACCCCTTAACCAAGGCGTCTACGAATGTTTTCTGTGCAGACACCTGATACTTGTTCGCAAATTTGATGGCATCCTCGGCTCTAGAGTCCAAGACAACGCAAAACCCATATCCATTGGGCTTGAAATCTATGTTCCCAATTCCATACAGCTTGTGTTCAGTCTTGAGAAGTGCATTGGAAAAAAGCGTATAGAACTCCCTTCTCTTGGAAAGATGGTCATCAAGGTTGGAAAGCTGGATCAATCCCAGTGCGGCATTCATATCGGGAAGTTCCACATACTCCCTATATTCACGGAATAGTGCACTGAGTGTCTTCTGGTAATCACCATGCTTGATGGCCAATACTGCCCCGCCAGCTGCACTGACCACAGCATCTTCTTCCAATGCACACACAACCAGGTCTCCAAACCCACCGGCTTTCTCTTCGTCATAGCAACTGCCTAGACTTTGGCTGATGTCCTCAATCACTGGAATTCCGAGTGATCGGTATTCACAATGCAACGGTATCTGGCACATGGGCTCATGAATCAAGAGTGCCTGTGCCCCTTCCCCTACAAGGCGAGACGCCTCGTCCTGACTGAGACAACCACTGTCTTCATCTATATCACCGAGTACCAATTCGAGCTGCATTTCATTCGTTATTAAAGCGTAGAGTGAAGGCGAGAGTACACTCACCCCTACTTTTGCCCCTGGAGGAAGAGAGAGCGTGAGCAATGCTGCACGCAATGAATCAGGATAACTGCGAAGAGCAACCCCTTCACCGGCTCCAATATAGGTACAAAACTGTTTCAGAAACTCATTCTTGCGTTCTCCCGGCCCAATACGTTCATCCACCATGGTCTGCAATACTGCATCCATGTCTTTCCTACGTAGGGTCGGTTTATAGAATGGGATTAAAGCCACAGGTTCCTCCTCGGGCAAGTATAGCCGGATTCCTTGGCAATTGAAAGGTACAAAATGGGGAGGAGAACTCTCTCTTAATAAAAATACCCTCCGGCAAGGAGGGGATGAAGGGAAAAAGAAAAAGGCCCGGCGGCTACCTACTCTCCCACGGCTAACCGTAGTACCATCGGCGTGAGGGTGCTTAACTTCCGTGTTCGGGATGGGAACGGGTGTGTCCACCCTGCTGTGGCCACCGGGCCGGCCAACGCCTGGGAGCGCGAGGTTCTCGCACGACCGGCCTTGGCAGCCCAAGGGACTGGAATAATGATATGGTCAAGCCTCTCGGATGATTAGTACCGGTGGGCTGAACACGTTGCCGTGCTTGCACCCCCGGCCTATCGAACAGGTAGTCTCCCTGTTTCCTTGTGCCCGCTTGTGCGGGTGGGATGTCTCATCTTGGGGAGGGCTTCCCGCTTAGATGCTTTCAGCGGTTATCCCTTCCGAACGTAGCTACCCGGCAGCTGCCGTTGGCACGACAACCGGTACACCAGAGGTTCGTCCACTTCGGTCCTCTCGTACTAAAAGCAGAACCCCTCAAACATCCAACGCCCATGGCAGATAGGGACCGAACTGTCTCACGACGTTCTGAACCCAGCTCGCGTACCGCTTTAATTGGCGAACAGCCAAACCCTTGGGACCTGCTCCAGCCCCAGGATGCGATGAGCCGACATCGAGGTGCCAAACCTTGCCGTCGATATGAACTCTTGGGCAAGATCAGCCTGTTATCCCCGGAGTACCTTTTATCCGTTAAGTGACGGCGCTTCCACTCGCTACCGCCAGATCACTAAGACCTACTTTCGTACCTGCTCGGCTTGTTTGCCTCGCAGTCAAGCCACCTTGTGCCTTTACACTTGAGGGATGATTCCCAACCATCCTAAGGTGACCATCGCGCGCCTCCGTTACTCTTTGGGAGGCGACCGCCCCAGTCAAACTTCCCGCCTGGCACTGTCCCGCGACCGGATCACGGCCGCGGTTAGAAAATTGGACAGGCAAGGGTGGTATTTCACCAGCGGCTCCGCGCAGGCTGACGCCCACGCCTCGCGGCCTCCCACCTATCCTACACATCCCTGTCCAAGTCTCCATGCCAAGTTGAAGTAAAGGTTCACGGGGTCTTTCCGTCTAACCACGGGTACCAGGCATCTTCACCTGGACTTCAATTTCACCGGATTTCGCGTTGAGACAGCGCCCATATCGTTACACCATTCGTGCGGGTCGGAACTTACCCGACAAGGAATTTCGCTACCTTAGGACCGTTATAGTTACGGCCGCCGTTTACTGGGGCTTGGATTCGCTGCTTCGATTGCTCTGACAACTCCTCTTGACCTTCCAGCACCGGGCAGGTGTCAGTCCATATACTTCCCGTTGCCGGTTCGCATGGACCTGTGTTTTTGGTAAACAGTCGCATGGGCCGTTTCTCTGCAACCCCCTTGCGGGGGCCATACTTTTCCCGAAGTTACGTATGCATTTTGCCGAGTTCCTTAACGCGAATTCTTCCGTGCGCCTTCGCATTCTCAGCTCGCCCACCTGTGTCGGTTTTCGGTACGGTCCCCCAGGGCCGTTCCTTAGGGATTATTTCTCGGCACGACGACTACGCGCACTTCGCTGCACCTAGGCGCAACTCGCTCGCGGCTCACCTCGGCACCCGGATTTGCCTGGGTGCCTCATCGGCTCGCCGTTTCGGCCGGGACTACCGTCGCCCGGCTGCGTTTCGCCCTATGCGTCATCCCATCGGAACCCTGGGAGGTGCGGGAATGTTGACCCGCTTCCCATCGACTACGGCTCTCGCCCTCGCCTTAGGGGCCGACTGACCCTTGGGTAGATTACCTTTACCCTGGAAACCTCGGGCTTTCGGCGGACGGGGATCTCACCCGTCTTTTCGTTACTCATGCCTGCATTCTCTCTTCCGTCCCGTCCACAGGGGCTTACGCCCCTGCTTCTTCCGTACACGGAATGCTCTCCTACCGACAGCACCTTGCAGTGCTGTCCCGCGGCTTCGGTGCCGTGCTTAGCCCCGTTACATTATCGGCGCATGACTACTCGACCAGTGAGCTGTTACGCACTCTTTGAAGGGGTGGCTGCTTCTGAGCCAACCTCCTGGCTGTCTGTGCAATCATACTTCCTTTCCCACTCAGCACGACTTTGGGACCTTAGCCGGCGGTCCGGGCTGTTTCCCTCTTGACGACGGCCCTTATCAGTCGCCGTCTGACTGCCGCACATTGTATCGCGGTATTCGG is from uncultured Sphaerochaeta sp. and encodes:
- a CDS encoding DUF4912 domain-containing protein, with product MILINIDSLSTTELQYIAQQECLEDWQILDREELIDALEEAFGEQEDEVSSAQKGKIHRNRFCNSLTDYRGDKQNLSDLPGVEQLPESYLDTSIHLLLRDPQWAYAYWSMSPASQQMVFGEDGQAPSSLFLRVQETRFETGEVLSFDISVEREDTQWNINLPNMGSSYLVDLCWRDRKGNEMSLAQSKSIETYPAYWQKHSEELVGDYSSFLANFSSLVTKEGEIVDNPVIRDLAQNLSKGVL
- the deoD gene encoding purine-nucleoside phosphorylase is translated as MSIHIVSDKNSIADTVLMPGDPLRAKHIAQTYLTDVVQYNEIRGMYGFTGLYHGQRVSVQGTGMGMPSFSIYAQELIDSYGAKRLVRVGTCGTMSESLKLKDVLIVQGADSDSGMNVSRFGTYQFAPTATFPLLMRAYENAKTMGIGYAVGNVFTSDQFYDMKGNEKKAIAQSVGTMAVDMETCELYTLARLKGIEALTLLTVSDSLLTGEQVAPKERQTTFDSMVDLALQTLFD
- a CDS encoding DUF3536 domain-containing protein, with translation MKTNKLDKTSLIFHGHFYQPPRENPQTGLIGKQLTASPFPDWNERIHADCYKANSLSRYLSGVRRILSLTNNYEYLSFNFGPTLLSWMEKHHQNTYQLILEADRLSKERLGFGNAIAQAYNHTILPLCTEEDARVQIRWGLEDFAQRFSRKADGIWLPETAINPMVIDILAEEGVSYVILSPWQCKAIEDKEKGRFELEGKGAPYDRPFLLQGAKGKTISAFFYNPQLAEGISFGHYLRDADSLYQRLVAIRKDERPSLIHTATDGEIYGHHEPYGDMALSALIKKVEERDDFRFTNYAAYLKEHPAMELAYLHDGEGKKGTSWSCSHGVSRWYKDCGCHTGGEESWNQAWRNPLRLAFDNLSREIDVIFADEVQRILGKDVDSRELLYQFSPVASQLKDMDSFLSSFTNDAAKKHMLAMLLEGQKYKHFSYTSCGWFFNDLAGLEPKQNIAYALMAVNLYNQFSQKDLLGNLLQDLEKAKANRKQDGNGKTIAKELMNTLPGEVEAALFFALNRRIAEQADHEDTYGWFHLESYAEKDEHNERLHVANTETLTQYICTARDPNPKQATLEYIMEVEEQGSDTVRITKIGHKQIPLRMRDQLFDQIDRSVCSLDYDALRRLSKNIFHYATLAKHVPYLPMGSLYEELIGSSLSSIKSLFMYGSLDKWDEYKQDFALMLEFLKKYGKQPDIDLVATIFHTQMTNLGEKIQEHGLYEDNIRFILEFLQIVRERGFQPDLTALQNAVYPYVSMQKQPKEEDITSINALAKELNFDIYIN
- a CDS encoding GNAT family N-acetyltransferase, whose protein sequence is MDYYKAENGFAYGEENEIPMARITMRSLGDKRIAIDHTYVSPSLRGQGIARKLVMLVVEQVKNEGKLIVPLCSYAQMVLEEDPELAKLIAD
- the recN gene encoding DNA repair protein RecN; this encodes MLERLEIHNYALIEDSVIDFPDGFTVITGETGAGKSIILGALSLLLGEKTEVQSIRSGQESATVRASFAIDSPYPPNLAAYLEREGLSIENESLIVSRTIKSNGRSSVSLQGRLSSRTELAAISKELLDISAQRDHQSLLSASNQLAVLDVYGNCEEERTAYRSAYVSYQTLKDELVKKKQQLEQSQKEEDFIRFAVDEIAKIAPNVGEDDEIAEQVRVIASYEQIHESLSSAIGALHGGEVGTSALASLSLARTEISNAAKADQSLAEYVSRLESATIEIEDIYESIRDYRSSMSYSEEELDRLQGRLASLQRLKKKYGHTLEAVCSFYQESQSRLNLSEEQEIWLSKLEKQIASAAELVASKADVLSQKRQKTAQMLSSQVEQKLRTLGMKEAVFSIGFTQIQPGPQGIDEVSYDICANPGLEMRSIKDVASGGELSRIMLAVKTSLAESDAVPTLIFDEVDAGIGGSVALSVADQLMNLSRSHQVIVITHLASIASKADTHLLVHKEIRNQMSYTMIRSVEEEERQKEIARMLSGDDSSSESLGHAKKLLQAGRN
- a CDS encoding NAD(+)/NADH kinase, encoding MEQRQVRHVLIIANWSKKTSHTLSQTIVDYLAEKGIESSVSRTNKGNEPLVVNKNTDLVICLGGDGTVLYCARYLQDLGIPILAINVGTFGYITEISVEEWQEAIDYFLEGKNTISRRLMIRVGVFRKGKKVFTAHGLNEMVVSSSGISKVVSLSLRIGSTEAGFFRSDGMIIATPTGSTGYSLAAGGPILDVDLTSLIITPICPFTLSNRPLVVSGDSTITLTIPKGQRTGLMLSVDGQQNFCLQEDDMIIVEKSQSKALLVASERRNYIEVLRDKLNWSGGGLHA
- a CDS encoding DegT/DnrJ/EryC1/StrS family aminotransferase, encoding MALIPFYKPTLRRKDMDAVLQTMVDERIGPGERKNEFLKQFCTYIGAGEGVALRSYPDSLRAALLTLSLPPGAKVGVSVLSPSLYALITNEMQLELVLGDIDEDSGCLSQDEASRLVGEGAQALLIHEPMCQIPLHCEYRSLGIPVIEDISQSLGSCYDEEKAGGFGDLVVCALEEDAVVSAAGGAVLAIKHGDYQKTLSALFREYREYVELPDMNAALGLIQLSNLDDHLSKRREFYTLFSNALLKTEHKLYGIGNIDFKPNGYGFCVVLDSRAEDAIKFANKYQVSAQKTFVDALVKGYSDRFDLFPKALPPHLRGISLPLYPFLKQSDTELLMKVISHLP